A genomic region of Streptosporangium lutulentum contains the following coding sequences:
- a CDS encoding NAD(P)/FAD-dependent oxidoreductase has protein sequence MNHVVVVGAGLAGVRSVEALRARGFGGTITLLGEERHRPYDRPPLSKGVLTGKTDSTIVDSDLDALEVDFRPGVSAKGLHTGVVETTEGELAYDGLVVATGAHPIRLRGDGHQHVLRTIDDALALRARLTEGARVAVIGAGWIGAEVATAARKAGSTVTVVEAAGFPLATALGPVGAHTAAWYAKAGVDLRVGTTVASVDQGGITLGDGSTVEADVIVTGVGVRPSVEWLAGSGIALDNGVVTDEHLRTSLPDVVAVGDCAAWWSHRYGRRLRVEHWDTAMGAPEVAVAALLGDDAVYDPVPYFWSEQFDHMVQYAGHHDGARLILRGDPAAEGVEGKPRWGACWTNEDDTLAAVLAVNRPRDLLQGRRLIESGQRLDVRRLADPAVALRDCTVA, from the coding sequence GTGAATCATGTCGTAGTGGTTGGCGCCGGCCTCGCCGGTGTGCGCAGCGTCGAGGCTTTACGGGCCCGCGGATTCGGCGGCACGATCACGTTGCTGGGAGAGGAGCGACACCGGCCGTACGACCGCCCTCCCTTGTCGAAGGGCGTGCTCACCGGCAAGACCGACTCCACGATCGTCGACTCCGACCTCGACGCGCTGGAGGTCGACTTCCGCCCCGGCGTGTCCGCCAAGGGGCTCCACACGGGCGTGGTGGAGACCACCGAGGGCGAGCTGGCCTACGACGGCCTGGTCGTCGCCACCGGCGCGCACCCCATCCGGCTGCGCGGCGACGGCCACCAGCACGTGCTGCGGACCATCGACGACGCGCTCGCGTTGCGCGCCCGGCTCACCGAGGGGGCGAGGGTCGCCGTGATCGGCGCCGGCTGGATCGGCGCCGAGGTCGCCACCGCCGCCCGCAAGGCCGGTTCCACGGTGACCGTCGTCGAGGCCGCGGGCTTCCCGCTGGCCACGGCGCTGGGGCCGGTCGGCGCGCACACCGCGGCCTGGTACGCCAAGGCGGGCGTGGACCTGCGCGTCGGCACCACGGTCGCCTCCGTCGACCAGGGAGGGATCACCCTGGGCGACGGCTCCACGGTCGAGGCCGACGTGATCGTCACCGGCGTGGGCGTCCGGCCCTCGGTCGAGTGGCTGGCCGGTTCCGGCATCGCGCTGGACAACGGGGTCGTCACCGACGAGCACCTGCGCACCTCCCTGCCGGACGTGGTCGCCGTGGGCGACTGCGCCGCCTGGTGGTCGCACCGCTACGGCCGCCGCCTCCGGGTCGAGCACTGGGACACCGCCATGGGCGCCCCGGAGGTGGCCGTGGCGGCCCTCCTCGGTGACGACGCGGTCTACGACCCGGTGCCCTATTTCTGGTCCGAGCAGTTCGACCACATGGTGCAGTACGCCGGGCATCACGACGGCGCCCGGCTCATCCTGCGCGGCGACCCGGCCGCCGAGGGCGTCGAGGGAAAGCCCAGGTGGGGGGCCTGCTGGACGAACGAGGACGACACGCTCGCCGCGGTGCTCGCGGTGAACCGGCCCCGGGATCTGCTCCAGGGCCGCCGTCTCATCGAGAGCGGGCAGCGCCTCGACGTCCGTCGTCTGGCCGACCCTGCGGTAGCGTTGCGCGACTGTACGGTGGCGTAA
- the thiO gene encoding glycine oxidase ThiO, whose protein sequence is MTDHFDVLVIGGGLVGLSVAWRTASRGLRVAVVDPAPTSGASHAAAGMLAPVSEVTYTEEPLLQLGLASLARWPAFAAELAEGSGHDLDYRTDGTLDVAFGSDDLAALDELATFIEKLGLPARRLTGRECRRLEPMLTPSVRGGLLAGGDAWVDPRRVTAALLAALERQGGALVRSRVSGLEVSRETVTGVRLATGEPVGADRVILAAGAWSGELEGLPPEVLPPVRPIKGQIMRLRSPSPILQQCVRGVVHGSHVYLVPRGDGELVVGATQEEMGFDTRVTAGGLWELLRDARELVPGVTELEVADVVAGLRPGTPDNLPLIGPTSLPGLSLATGHHRAGVLLAPLTADLCSGDADRGLAAICSPLRFHGPR, encoded by the coding sequence ATGACAGATCACTTCGACGTACTCGTCATCGGTGGAGGCCTGGTCGGGCTTTCCGTGGCATGGCGTACGGCCTCCCGTGGCCTGAGGGTGGCGGTGGTGGATCCCGCGCCGACCTCCGGGGCCTCGCACGCGGCGGCGGGCATGCTGGCCCCGGTCAGCGAGGTCACCTACACCGAGGAGCCACTGCTCCAGCTGGGCCTGGCCTCCCTGGCGAGGTGGCCCGCCTTCGCGGCCGAGCTCGCGGAGGGAAGCGGCCACGACCTCGACTACCGCACCGACGGCACGCTGGACGTCGCCTTCGGCTCCGACGACCTGGCCGCGCTGGACGAGCTCGCCACCTTCATCGAAAAGCTCGGGCTGCCCGCCCGGCGGCTCACCGGCCGCGAGTGCCGCCGCCTGGAGCCCATGCTCACCCCGTCCGTCCGCGGGGGCCTGCTGGCCGGCGGGGACGCCTGGGTGGACCCCAGGAGGGTCACAGCCGCGCTCCTGGCGGCGCTGGAACGGCAGGGGGGCGCACTGGTCCGCTCTCGCGTGAGCGGCCTGGAGGTTTCCCGTGAGACGGTCACGGGAGTACGGCTGGCGACCGGCGAGCCCGTCGGGGCCGACCGGGTGATCCTGGCCGCCGGGGCCTGGTCGGGGGAGCTGGAGGGGCTGCCGCCCGAGGTGCTGCCGCCGGTGCGGCCGATCAAGGGCCAGATCATGCGGCTGCGCTCCCCCTCGCCGATCCTCCAGCAGTGCGTGCGCGGCGTCGTGCACGGCTCGCACGTCTATCTGGTGCCGCGCGGCGACGGGGAGCTGGTCGTCGGGGCCACCCAGGAGGAGATGGGCTTCGACACCCGGGTCACCGCCGGAGGGCTCTGGGAGCTGCTGCGCGACGCGCGGGAGCTCGTCCCCGGCGTGACCGAGCTGGAGGTCGCCGACGTGGTCGCGGGCCTGCGTCCCGGAACCCCGGACAACCTGCCGCTGATCGGCCCCACCTCGCTGCCCGGCCTGTCACTGGCCACCGGGCACCACCGCGCCGGGGTGCTGCTCGCCCCGCTCACCGCCGACCTCTGTTCGGGCGACGCGGACCGGGGACTCGCGGCGATCTGCTCGCCCCTCCGCTTCCACGGGCCCCGTTGA
- the thiS gene encoding sulfur carrier protein ThiS, translated as MKVTINGTAHELPPGASVRQAVQRLTEIRGGVAVAVNDEVVSRGAWDSTALVEDDRVEVLTAVQGG; from the coding sequence ATGAAAGTGACCATCAACGGCACCGCGCACGAGCTCCCTCCGGGAGCCAGCGTGAGGCAGGCCGTACAGAGGCTGACCGAGATCAGAGGCGGCGTGGCCGTCGCGGTGAACGACGAGGTCGTCTCGCGGGGGGCCTGGGACTCCACGGCACTCGTGGAGGACGACCGGGTCGAGGTGCTCACCGCCGTGCAGGGAGGATGA
- a CDS encoding thiazole synthase: MGDDFIVGGEKFSSRLIMGTGGAPSLEILDQALAASGTELTTVAMRRLDPSARGSVLDVLRRRDIKVLPNTAGCFTAGEAVLTARLAREALETNWVKLEVIADERTLLPDPIETFDAAERLVADGFVVLPYIGDDPVLARRLEAVGCAAVMPLGAPIGSGLGIRNPHNIELIVEFAKVPVILDAGIGTASDAALAMELGCDAVLLATAVTRAQRPDLMAQAMRSAVTAGRLARLAGRIPRRRYAEASSPLHP, encoded by the coding sequence ATGGGCGACGACTTCATCGTCGGCGGGGAGAAGTTCTCCTCCCGGCTCATCATGGGCACCGGGGGCGCGCCCTCGCTGGAGATCCTGGACCAGGCGCTCGCCGCCTCGGGGACCGAGCTGACCACCGTCGCGATGCGACGGCTCGACCCGTCCGCGCGGGGTTCGGTGCTCGACGTGCTGCGCAGGCGTGACATCAAGGTCCTGCCGAACACCGCGGGCTGCTTCACCGCCGGGGAGGCCGTGCTGACCGCCAGGCTGGCCAGGGAGGCGCTGGAGACCAACTGGGTCAAGCTGGAGGTCATCGCCGACGAGCGCACCCTGCTGCCCGATCCCATCGAGACCTTCGACGCGGCCGAGCGGCTGGTCGCCGACGGGTTCGTGGTGCTGCCGTACATCGGCGACGACCCGGTTCTGGCACGCAGGCTGGAGGCGGTGGGCTGCGCCGCGGTGATGCCGCTGGGCGCGCCGATCGGTTCCGGACTGGGAATTCGCAACCCGCACAACATCGAGCTCATCGTGGAGTTCGCGAAGGTGCCGGTGATCCTGGACGCCGGGATCGGCACGGCCAGCGACGCCGCGCTGGCGATGGAACTGGGCTGTGACGCGGTGTTGCTGGCCACCGCGGTGACCAGGGCCCAGCGCCCGGATCTGATGGCACAGGCCATGCGCTCGGCGGTCACCGCGGGCCGTCTTGCCCGATTGGCCGGGCGCATACCCCGGCGTCGATACGCAGAAGCCTCTTCGCCTCTCCATCCATAG
- the pknB gene encoding Stk1 family PASTA domain-containing Ser/Thr kinase — protein MDTTFTDPLVGKLLDGRYRVESRIARGGMATVYLALDIRLDRTVAVKVMHRSLAEDPSFVRRFIGEAKSVASLSHPNVVHVFDQGTDGDNVYLSMEYVPGRTLRDVLRDRGRLPAREALEVMIPVLAALGAAHQAGLVHRDVKPENVLLSDDGRVKVVDFGLARAIEATNQTRTGVMIGTIGYMSPEQVTSGATDARSDVYSAGIMLFELLTGRQPYEGETPMSVAYRHVHDTVPLPSALLPGSPVLLDTLVARATARDPAARPADATALLVAAVEAHRMLPRESGPAPSVPIAPPQGHALASASPAPANHTLVQPRTDLLTGPATDRRASPPAKARRRFRPVWFLAALAVVMMAGVGVTAWLSSQPTPLTVPKLVGENVTVATTKAQQLGFTVESGKEENDEKVPKGSVLRTEPTAGTQVTTENSRLLLIPSAGPKRIAVPNVVGISEAEARSKLAEAGLAVNAVKKQASETVPRGQVMRTSPAVGNLVKEGSKVGLIMSAGLLTPDFKGMPRDQADGAARSGGFVPEFVEQTDAAQPCTVIAQDPQPNAEIDKGAAIRLTLSQCNNPEWHWPWENNGENATDNGGVVSVMPNVLFKDIQAARGELQAAGFKVKIKKGLGRGRVLAQVPQAGQQVPPGTEATLWQ, from the coding sequence GTGGACACGACGTTTACGGACCCTCTCGTCGGGAAACTCCTCGACGGGCGTTACCGCGTTGAGTCCCGGATCGCCCGGGGCGGCATGGCGACCGTCTATCTGGCCTTGGACATCCGGCTCGATCGCACGGTCGCCGTAAAGGTGATGCATCGCTCCCTCGCGGAGGACCCCTCCTTCGTGCGGCGGTTCATCGGCGAGGCCAAGTCGGTGGCGAGCCTCTCGCACCCGAACGTGGTGCACGTCTTCGACCAGGGCACCGACGGGGACAACGTCTATCTCTCGATGGAGTACGTGCCGGGGCGCACCCTGCGCGACGTGCTCCGCGACCGGGGCAGGCTGCCCGCCCGCGAGGCCCTCGAAGTCATGATCCCGGTGCTCGCCGCGCTGGGCGCCGCCCACCAGGCCGGGCTCGTCCACCGGGACGTCAAGCCGGAGAACGTCCTGCTCAGCGACGACGGCCGGGTGAAGGTCGTGGACTTCGGCCTGGCCCGCGCCATCGAGGCCACCAACCAGACGCGCACGGGCGTCATGATCGGCACCATCGGCTACATGTCGCCCGAGCAGGTGACCTCCGGCGCCACCGACGCCCGCAGCGACGTCTACTCGGCCGGGATCATGCTGTTCGAGCTCCTCACCGGCCGCCAGCCGTACGAGGGCGAGACCCCGATGTCGGTGGCCTACCGGCACGTGCACGACACCGTTCCCCTGCCCTCGGCCCTGCTGCCCGGCTCTCCCGTGCTGCTCGACACGCTGGTGGCCCGTGCGACGGCCCGCGACCCCGCGGCACGCCCGGCCGACGCCACCGCGCTGCTGGTCGCGGCCGTCGAGGCGCATCGGATGTTGCCCAGGGAGAGCGGCCCGGCGCCGTCCGTCCCGATCGCCCCGCCGCAGGGCCACGCCCTGGCGTCGGCGTCCCCGGCGCCGGCCAACCACACGCTGGTCCAGCCCCGCACCGATCTGCTGACCGGTCCCGCCACGGACCGCCGGGCCTCGCCTCCGGCCAAGGCACGCAGGCGGTTCCGGCCGGTCTGGTTCCTGGCCGCGCTGGCCGTGGTGATGATGGCCGGGGTCGGGGTGACCGCCTGGCTGTCCTCCCAGCCCACCCCCCTCACCGTGCCGAAGCTGGTGGGCGAGAACGTCACGGTCGCCACGACCAAGGCCCAGCAGCTCGGCTTCACGGTCGAGAGCGGCAAGGAGGAGAACGACGAGAAGGTGCCCAAGGGCAGCGTGCTGCGGACCGAGCCCACCGCGGGCACCCAGGTGACCACGGAGAACTCCAGGCTGCTCCTCATCCCCTCGGCCGGCCCCAAGCGGATCGCCGTGCCGAACGTGGTGGGCATCAGCGAGGCGGAGGCCAGGAGCAAGCTGGCCGAGGCCGGGCTCGCCGTGAACGCCGTCAAGAAGCAGGCCAGCGAGACCGTGCCGCGCGGTCAGGTGATGCGGACCAGCCCGGCCGTGGGAAACCTGGTCAAGGAGGGCAGCAAGGTCGGCCTGATCATGAGCGCGGGCCTGCTCACGCCCGACTTCAAGGGCATGCCCAGAGACCAGGCCGACGGCGCGGCGCGCAGCGGCGGGTTCGTCCCCGAATTCGTCGAGCAGACCGACGCCGCCCAGCCGTGCACGGTCATCGCCCAGGACCCGCAGCCGAACGCGGAGATCGACAAGGGCGCCGCCATCCGGCTGACCCTGTCGCAGTGCAACAACCCCGAGTGGCACTGGCCGTGGGAGAACAACGGCGAGAACGCCACCGACAACGGCGGTGTCGTCTCCGTCATGCCGAACGTGCTGTTCAAGGACATCCAGGCGGCCAGGGGCGAGCTGCAGGCCGCGGGATTCAAAGTGAAGATCAAAAAGGGTCTGGGCCGGGGAAGGGTCCTGGCCCAGGTGCCGCAGGCCGGACAGCAGGTTCCGCCCGGCACGGAGGCGACCCTCTGGCAGTGA